The stretch of DNA CAGAGCGACGGGCGTCCATGCATCAGATGAGACACTATTTTTGGTTTTGTATATCGATACGTGCAAGGTACGTGTCCAAGGTGTGAACTGATAGTAACATCGAGCGGCCTTTTTTTCAATTCATGTACTTTTTTAAGTTCACATAATTTTTTCAGAATTGCATACTTTCTTCAAGTTTGGACAATTTTACAAATCCGCGTACTTTCTTCAAATCCATGAACTATTTCTAAATCCACTTAATTTTTTCAAGTTCAGGTATTTTTTTAAAATTCACGTACTTTTCTAAAGTTCATCTAATTTTTCAAACCCATGTTTTTTTTCCAAATTAGTATACTTTCTCAGATCCGCATACCTTTTTTAAGTTCAGATTTTTAAAAACAATTCATGATTTTTCCAAATAAAGTACGTGAATTTGAAAAAAGTATGTGAACTTGAAAACAGTACATGGATTTGAAAAGTTCACGAATTTTTAAAAATTTAATGCATTTGAAAAAAGATATGTGATTCTTTAAAAAAATACTCGGACTTGGAAAAGATACATGGATTTGAAAAGTACAGGGATTTCAGAAAAAAAACATGGATTTGAAGAAAAAACTACGCGAACTTGGAAAGTTTGCGAAAACTTGGAAAATTAAGCGGATTTGAAAAATGTATGCGAATTTTAGAACATTCACGAATTTGAAAATAATAGATGAATTGGAGTCAGCGCAATCAAAACCGGGGTGAAAGTTGTCCAGTTTCAATAGCTGAGGGTGCAAGTTGTCCGGTTTCGAAATTGCGGGATCAAATTTAGAATCCCCACAAAAAAAATTAGAATCCAACAAAAGTTGGGGAACGAAAATTATAATAAATAGTATTTCttgcaatatatatatatatatatatatatatggatgCTGCGTATCCTTCCCTGTGTTGCACACCCACACTTAATACATGTGCCCACGTGTGATTGTTCCATTGGTGCAGCTAACAGGAGCAAGCGAGCTCGTGTGCTCTATTGCCACTCTCATAAATTATGTCTTTTTTTCGTCTTTGACTTGGGCCGATTTGCCACTACTAAATTAGCAAGGAGGTCGCCGGAGCTCACTTTTAGGTCGCCCGAGTTTGTCCTCTTGCTCGCCTTCGTTACGGAGGTTAAACTTATACACACCTATACATTGAACTCTGTACAGGCTCTTCAATTACTAATTACAGGATGTATGACCTGAATGTATACGCAGTTGCGATATGGATGGATGCAAACTTGTCTGCGTCAATGGGGAAAAAACACCTGGTACGGCCTAGGAATAGCGCGTGTGGCAGCCGGTGTTGTCGAGATATTCCAACAGCTTGTGTGGGCTCAACGTTTGTCGATCAAACCATCACCATTCCTCTTGTCTTACCTAGATGACGCAGCCCTCTCGGTTGCTGTTTCTCTGCCGTCCAAACACCAGACGACGGTCACACCAAACACAACCAGACagcaagaaaagaaaagaaattacATCCACCTGCTATTCCAGCTCGCGGGCCGGCCAAATGGCCAAAACTGCACACACGCAGAAAAGTTGTCCCTTGACCCGGCTCTGCCTTGGAGGCTCCTCCACCCTCACGAGCCCTCTACTTAACCACCCTTCGTCGAGCTTGCGCTACGCAGAGACTGTTTTGGCAGTAGTAGCACACCTCTGTTGCCGTGACACTAATCGGCTTGTTGCCGTGCCGGCGACGTCCGTGCCAAGTGAGTAAGTGACAGGGAAGCCATGCCGGTCAAGAGCGGCGCCAGCTTCCGGCTCACGGCGCTGCCGATGATTGTCGTGGCGCAGCTGCTCGCCGCTGCCGTCTTCACGCTCACCCTCGTATGGGTGCTGCACTTCAGGGAGGGCGTCACCTGGGAGATGGGCTCTATCGCTCAGCTGGTTTACACGGTAAAACTCAGAACTCTGCTCAACTCTCGAGGGGATATGTTTGGCCGAGATATGCACAACTCTGCCGATCTGGACCTAAGTGAGGCTGATAGTCCAAGAGAAAATCCTATTTTCTGAACACACCAGATAGGGACTAAATTCCACTTTGGTTTAGCTTCTTGTTGGCGGGTTTAGCTAAAAAAGTGGCATACAATATTTTTTTTTTGCGAATAGTGTTTTTACTAGAGATTTGTTCGTAAGGTTTTTAATGCACTTAGCAACTCATCTAAGAACCAATGCATTGGAAAAGTCATAATGATGCTTTGTCTATTTTATTTTGATAGGCTCACCCCCTCTTCATGGTAATCGGCCTTGTCATTTGCACCGGAGAAGGTAAACTCATTCAATCTGGAGGATATTCACAGGAAAAATTGTAGGAATGAGGATTTAAAAGGAAAGGTCCATGCAGATGCATTCAGTTTGTAGGAAACAAGCACAATATTTTCTCGGTGATGCTGTTCGTTTCTTACGTTTTTAGAGGAAACTACATTTTTTTCCAACCGGGTCAACCCTCTTTCCATTACTTGCTTAATTGAAATATAATGTTTGTTACACCAACCAACAAAGAGGgcgagggggggaggggggaggggggattCCTTTTGAAGATCATATAGGCGGGGGTTGAGCAATAGAGAGAGACAGTCGCGGGAAATTCATCGGGGCATCTACAGCTTATCTCATGCAAATCCCGGATGTCGTCTCGACGGAAGCTGCAGCCCTGTTAGAAGGCCTAAAGTTTCTCCAAAGCCTAGGATGCAACAATGTGATGCTGAGAATGGATAATATTGTGGTGGTTGATGCCCTACGGATGAATGAAGGTCATGCTATGGTGGCAGCCCCAGTTTTAGAAGAATGTAGATTCTTGCTTCGTGAGTTCGAGAAGGTAACTATTGAGAATTGTAATCAAGATTCAAATGTAGTTGCTCATGAGCTAACTAGTTGGGGAAGTACGAATTTTCCCTCTGTGTGGGTAGGTGCACCCCCTGAGTTTATTGTTAAATTCCTAGCAAACGATGTAAGTGTGATTGATTAATAAAGCTAGCCGTGAAGGCCTTCCCGTCAAAAAAAGAGGGcgaggggggtgggggggggggggggggggggggggggggggctggagCATTAACAAGAAATCCATTGAACGTGTTCGATATCGAAATAGTTCTTTTGATATCGGAACACCTTCCACAAGATGAAACCTGTTAACACTAAACATCAGCTCAACATAGCTCAAAAGACTAGCCTACTAATTAAACAGGCAAACTAGAAAGTTAATTGTAAAAGAGACATCTAGATAGAACCACAAAAACTGCCTATTATCTAACTCGCAACTCGGATATTAAAGGGAACTGCATATTGATTCAAATATCTTTCTCTTTATCTTAAAAAAATAATCAAATAtcatttttgtgtagaaataagtCGAGGCAATTCCTCATTTCGGCAACTGCATCATTCTATTATATTCATGTACTGTTCAATCATATGATGTTTTGTTTCCTCCAAACTAAAAAGGCTCACCAAGATAGCTTGCATTGGACGATTGATGTGCAGCGGTGATGGCGTACAGGATCGTGCTGGGCCCGCGTGCGGCAAGGAAGGCGGTGCACCTTTTGCTGCATCTGCTTTCCCTGGGCTTCGCAGCCGTCGGGTTGTACGCTGCCGTCAAGTTCCACCGCGACGCCGGCCTCCCTGACATCCACTCCTTGCATTCCTGGCTGGGAATAGCCACCATCGGCCTCTATGCCCTTCAGGTATGCCAATCAATTGCATCTTGTCATTCCTTTAAATTTCAAACAACATAAACAAGTCATTTCAGTATATCACAGTTCAAAAATACTTGCTTAGTTCATGGACGTGTCGATCGTGGTTGGTTGTGCAGTGGCTGGTGGCTTTCGTGTACTTTGTGTTCCCTGGGGCTATGATGACCATGAGGGCAGACTACGCGCCGTGGCACATCTTCTTCGGCATCGTCATCTTCCTCATGGCCGTCTGCACCGCTGAGACCGGCCTCGCCAAGTACATCTTCCCCGGCAACGACTATCCAAGCGAGGCGTTCGTCATCAACTTCCTTGGGATCTCCATCTTCGTGTTTGGTGTTACCGTTGTCCTAGCCGTCATCCTTCCGTCAAGATACTAGCTTACTGCAGCTTGCGGAGTATGGTGCAGCCTAGGCATCTGTCAGGTGGAGAAGAAAAAGAATTGCTGACTTAATTATTCATCGGTGGATCTCACTTAATGAGCAAATGTAAAGCGTCCAATCAGAAAACTTTCACATGTTTTTACATGTCTAGTATGGTTGGTGTCTCGTGGTAGTAGTAGCTGCAGTAGTAGTATAAGAACCACACGTCATTTATATAGTCCATCAAAATGCAGATCCAGCGTATTTATTGCATCACTCTGCCCGTAGGCTGGTTCAAATAATAGTGGAAGTCCCAAAAGTACTCTATGCAAGGAGTCATACCAACACCACAGGCTAGTTGGGTGGAGGTCGTTGGTTCTACTCTGTGCTCGACGTCTTCATCGTAGTTTTCTGCACATAACAGGTTGCAGATTAGTATATGAATGTACTCACAAGTTACACCGAAAGGTTAACAGTAATGCGAGTACATTCAAAAGGATCAGTCAAGAAAAAGGCTCTACGGGTTTATTTCCTTAAAGCTCATTTTGCCTCTAAAGTATTGCCATAGGTTTCTAAAAATATCTTCGGCAACCTACTTTGAAAGTACAATAGATATATTGTGTTAGAGTAGAACACAAGGATGTGTCCACACGTCATTAACTATGTCCCAAAATTCCACTTATGAACCGATGTGCGCACAACCATAATGGTTTTGTGAAACCTTTTGAAATCAGATAATATATCCCACATTTGCTTGAGATCTCAGCCAACCTAATTACATGCGGAGAGTGGCAGGACAAATCgattttttagaaaaggaggacaAATCGATTTGGTTGACACTCTGCAAAAAGGTTGTACAAATTCACCACAAAACATGAGCAGTCCTTTATGTTGCTACACTCAAGTATACAACGAGAGCCTTTGGTCCCTGAGTTTAGACCCTATGGCAACGAGTGAGCCTTGCCAACTTGGTTAGGAGAGAGAATGTACAATCCAGCCAATCGGGATCAAGTTCCTACATACGCGAGTTTGGGTTCTCTTTATTTAAAAAACGAGTTTGGGTCCTTTAATTTATTGATTTCCTTTCAAAGCCCTGGCTGTACAAAAGCAAGAGTTTCCATTACATGACTAGAAGCTCCTAGGAATAATAAAATATGTCTGATCTTTTTAATCCTCGGCAATGGTCCCCGACTATCCTAAGTCATACACTTAGTTTTCTACCACCGATCACCGAATCCCAACCTGAAGTAGCCGGACTCGAGATGGAGTCGTACAAATCCTGATATGGGCACGGGGAATGTGGTCAAGTGGAACCTATCGGTGTATGGACTTTTGCACTTGCTGGTCGAGGAATGGCCTTTAACGCGTACCCAAGGGGCTGGAAGAGCACGGTCGGATATTTTCTTCGCCCTCTCCATGGACAAGCTGCATTGAGTGCTCCATGTTTGCTAATGAGCAAGGTTGGAGTCTTCTTGGTGACTTGTAAACGGAATTTGTGGAGGTCCAAAGCTAAGCTGATCCGCCTAGTACCCACCTCTGTTGGCGGATTGCGAAGGTTGGCATATCATTTAGGATCAGAGGCATGTAGGAGAATGTCATGCCTCGCGTAGGCCATGATTGTAGGGTATACAATAAAAAACGAAAGACCAGAGTTAGTGATGGGTTAGTCGCCGCCACAATTATAGCAGAGCACTGATGTATTTGGTGGTGGCAAAGCGGAGCACAAATCATGTAAAGGAGTTGAGGAGGACATGGATGGGGGAGGTGCTTAATAATTTGATGCACATAAAGATCTATAAAGGACCAAGTAATCACACTAGCCACGACACCAAGATTGTTAATGAGGTCATCGACTCAGCTACATCCCTGGCGCATGACTACGAGAGCTTCTCTCCATGATACCACTACAATACCTCACACCGATCATCCGAGCACTTGTTGGCTTTCCTTGTTCACATGTGCTATTATGTTGCTATATACGTATGATACATCATGTCTCTACTCTACATTATATAGAAGGCCTAAGATAGAAGTGTTCTACTTGAACACGACCATGTACCTTGTCTACACACCATACAGTTTCAAGTCCAATTTTGACCTGCCTTCTATCCCATATTATATAGAAGGCCATTGCTTTTTGGTATAAGGTTTTCTCTAATTTAAAATGTCTATCTAATAAGTGTAAActcaaaaaaaaagaataagacGTATTAAATATCATCTCTCAAATGCATGAGTCACTTAGTTAGATATCTACATTCATGACAATTGGATGCTTGATTGATCAAATAGCTGGGTCATGAGATTTATAATCTATGTGATATCACATTTTGTACGTCAACTTTACTTCTGCATCATCTACTTTTGCATGGCGCAATGTTTGTTTCTAACTACCTAAATACTCGTGAGTTCCTGCCATCAAAGATGTGTCTAAGATTCTCGGGAGGAAACAGCACCGACTTGTTGGTGGGGTGGACGGGCCGAGCTTCATAGTCACCGACACTTCTTCTGTTCCAACACACAGATATGTATGCTAGTGCCGGCACATAGCATGCATATAGGAagaatgcatgcatgcatatagGAAGGTCCAACATAGTTCTTTTTTTCTTTGAGCGCACGTAGCTTTTTTGTAATACATGCATCATACAGGAGGATCCAACATAGCTTTGTTTTTCTTTTGCTTTGAGGACACACAGTTTTTCTCTTTGGAATTCATCGCACATAGCTTTGTTTTTACTCCCTCCTTCACCGGTAGACATGCAACAGACAACGGGATCCTCGGGTGGCAGGAGGGGGCGGAGGAGGGAAGAGAGGTGGCGGCAGATAGGGTTTGGGTCGCTCCCATGCCGCCCGAGAGGGGCAACGCGAGAGCCAACTCATTGTGACCCCCGAACCGGGAGGCTGGCTCTCATCAATTCGGTGGTCACTAGCACGGTGACCTTCTTTCTGACGATCTTTGCACCTTACAAGTGGTTCATAATTTTTTTTGACAAACTAAGAAGAAACTTTCTGTGGAATGCCGACGAGGAAGCTCATGGGGGCAAATGTTTGGTGAATTGGAAGCGAATCTGTGCACCCAAAGCAGTTGGAGGACTAGGCATCAAAAACCTCTCCGCCTTCAGCACGGCCCTGCGGCTGCGCTGGCCCTGATTTGAGTGGGACGATACAGATAGACCATGGAAGGGGGCTCCTACACCGTGTGACGCTGCTGATCAACAACTCTTTCAGTCATGCACAAAAATTATTGTTGGAAATGAAGCGAGGACCACTTTTTGGACTGATCGTTGGCTGGATGGAGTGGCACCTATGGAATTGGCACCTGGCCTCTATAACATTGCGAGACACAAGATGATTTCAGTGGCTGATGCTATTCGCGAGGGTGGATGGATGAAGGGGCTGCAGCGCATGGCCTCGGCTGAACTGCTGCAGGCATTTGTTTCTCTTTGGCATAAAGTTCAGCAATTCCGCATAAATGGGGAGGAGGATAAGATCATTTGGAACATCTCGGCCAATGGGAACTACTCGGCCAAGTCTGCATATGAGCAGCAATTCATTGCGCGTATTCCAATGCCGCGCTTATTAAGAGTGTGGTAGGTTAAGGCCGAATCTAAGGTCCAATTCTTCATCTGGACCCTTATCCAGAACCGCCTCTGGACGGCCGATCGCTTGCAGCGTAGAGGATGGGAGCATCAGGCCCCTTGTTGCGCCTGCGACCAGGTCCTTGAATCGGCTAACCACATCATCCCGGGTTGTCCATTTGCGAAGGAGGTTTGGCACCTGATGGCCAATCAGTTCAGTAATGCTGCGACGACTGCGCTCCAATCCTCCTCTATCAACACATGGTGGGATAAGATGTTCAAACTAAAGAAAAAAAAGATGTTTTGCTGGACGAGTGTACGGGGGCTGTATACGTGGCTTGGAACCTATGGAACGAGCACAACAGGCGGATCTTTCAGAATCAACGGCGCTCTGCTGCGGGGGTATGTTCTTTGATTAGGGATGAATTAGGCCTCCTGAAGGAGGCATGGGAGTAGTACCATATGTCTTCGCCAGGATGCATGTCGCATCTCTGGCTTAATGTTTTGTTTCCCCGGCTGATTCTTTAGTCCGTTGTACAGTTTTCCCTCTCTTAATGAAAAGGCAGAGCACCTGCCATTACGGTCAAAAAGTAAAAAATTGTGACCCCCGAGTGAATAGTTTTTTCACTTCATGGCAATGGTGGGCAATTTTCTCACTTAAACGTTACCTAACGGCTATAATTTTTTAATCTATTGAATAAACGATTGGATTTTTTATTTTAGTGGAATTTTCTATCCTATTTCTCTTTTTGATTTTTATAGTAGACTGAATGAAAGTTTGCATGAGTTGACAGAAGCATTGCTGCATGCAGCCACCGGCTCTCCGACGTTTCTCCTCTCATTAAGGATGATGCACTTGAATCCCATGGCATTGTACTATTCCGCTCCGGTTTCAAGGTCCCAAATATGAAGATCCCAACTCATCAGCCCGAGTTGTATGTTTCTACCACTGGTATGTTAATGTTGAGTCGTGAAAGTGTGAGAGGACATACCTGCTTACATTTCTGTATTGGAAAATTGCGACTAGTTGTGTAGGCATTTGAATTAAGTTGGGTTTTCCACTGAGCACAAAGCACATTTAAGAAAAGCTAACTATCCAACATATCATGTGTCTGTGTCATCTACTCATCTTTCAAACTTGGACTAAAATGTTGATCCCGCGCCTAAACTGTAAGGGAGGTCACGTCCAGCTACCTATTTTTTAGATAAAGGGGGTTCTTATTAACAAATAATGTAGCTCAAAGTGGATACAAATCATAACGAGTGTACACCTGGCATAATTGGAAAGGATGTTTGCACAATGATGTGTGACCTATGTGTGACCAGGTCCTGAAATCAGCGAGGGCTTGCTCTTTTGCCACGCAGATTTGGTTTGCCTTCTCCACCTAGAGCGTCTGCTGCCATCGCCCTGAGATCTTCTTCCATCACTGGATGTTGGAGAAAATCTTTTCATGCTGTAAAAAATCTTCAGTTCCAGAAGATGGTGTCAATGGAGACATATGTGGTTTCACATTTGTGGAAGAAGCCCTGCTGCAGGATTTTTGAGAACTCTTCGGCCTCCTTTGATGCGGCCAGGTTGATCACGAGTAATTAGCATGTGATTTCTTGTTTTCTAGCTGCTCTCAGGTCTCAGCTACACCTCGCCCCAGAGCTCtgcttccccccccccccccccccccccacccaaaAAAAAACTGCTAGCTATACAGCTATGTCAAGATCATGTCACCTGCTAAAAGCAGGTGTAAATCACATGCGCGGGGCAAATATCAGTGGATCACATACTTACGTTAGATTTCACATTGCCAGTACAATGGGAGAGCACTCGTGTGTATATTTTCTTTCATCCCAGGAATACGAACTTTTCAACATTGTTATTCTTGTATCTTTACAGCAATGGAGAGAGGTTGGAGAGGCAAGAAAGCAGCACAAGAAATAGATCTTTGTCTTCACGAGTTTGCAAGTAATAGACGTTTGTCTTCACGGGCAAATGTTTCACTCTATAAAATACTTGAGAGTTTTCATCACATCCTTGACCACGTGTGGCTGTGAGATGTACTCGATGCAGTAGGCTTCCAGCTCCGTGCAACCGTGGCACCCAGCCAGCCTCAGTGTGGCCAGCGCATACTCCGGCGTGATCTTCTCGGCCAGTAGGTTCTCGCACAACCGCGCCATCCTCTCCAAACGGAACCGACATGCCACTGCCAGCAACTCTCCAGCCACGATCATCGTGGAATGCCGGACGGCAGGAGCAACTAGGTCTTCGACGCGAGGCAGCTTGTCAGTGTATATGAAGTGGAGCATGGCCTTGAAAACCACGGCTCTAATGCCATCAATTTTTACATGGTTGGTTGCCGACTCATGCACCGCCTCATGCAGTGCCGGCGACCGTGCAGCAACAACGAGCCCATGGGCGTGTATCTCGCTCTCCTCAACCAGGAACTTAACATCCCAGCCCTCGCCGCTCGAGATGCCATACCAGGTTGGACGGTGGCACGAGCACGGGTCCAGGGATGAAGGTGCCAATTGTGCTGCTAGTGGAGGAGTTCGTGGCAACCGCGACTTGGCATTGTATAGTGAAAGAGCCATCGTGTCCCACACAGTGTGAGTTTGCAGATGCGAATGTGATGAATTTTGGCCACCCATGGCCCCTGCATGCCTTGCCGGCAAATGTGTGTGTAAGATTACGGGGAGGAAACGGCGGCGACTTGTCCGTGGGGTGGACGGGCTTCATAGCCACCGAATCTTTCACCTTGATATCATCATCATTAATGGTGGGTCGAATAAATACG from Triticum urartu cultivar G1812 chromosome 3, Tu2.1, whole genome shotgun sequence encodes:
- the LOC125549412 gene encoding probable ascorbate-specific transmembrane electron transporter 1, with product MPVKSGASFRLTALPMIVVAQLLAAAVFTLTLVWVLHFREGVTWEMGSIAQLVYTAHPLFMVIGLVICTGEAVMAYRIVLGPRAARKAVHLLLHLLSLGFAAVGLYAAVKFHRDAGLPDIHSLHSWLGIATIGLYALQWLVAFVYFVFPGAMMTMRADYAPWHIFFGIVIFLMAVCTAETGLAKYIFPGNDYPSEAFVINFLGISIFVFGVTVVLAVILPSRY